Proteins encoded within one genomic window of Thermogemmata fonticola:
- the epsC gene encoding serine O-acetyltransferase EpsC, with protein sequence MATDLRLREELPQITDQLLETYTECSRLNHLAHEPLPSREGVAEIIADLFEVLYPGYGRRQNLHLGNVGYYIGSLIDALHDKLTVQIARALRHELCEESPHVDCEQMAQPKAIELLRRLPAIRKVLEQDVEAAYRGDPAARSYHEIIFCYPGLEAITVYRIAHELHQLGVPFIPRMMTEWAHSRTGIDIHPGARIGPAFFIDHGTGVVIGETTEIGRNVKLYQGVTLGALSFTKGEDGSLVRGSYKRHPTLCDDVIVYANATILGGQTVIGARSIIGSNVWLTESVPPDTTVVLEKPKLRLRGSRADPEAWNYII encoded by the coding sequence ATGGCTACGGACCTACGCCTGCGGGAAGAACTTCCTCAGATTACAGATCAGCTCTTGGAAACCTACACCGAGTGTAGCCGCCTGAATCATTTGGCCCATGAGCCGTTGCCTAGTCGAGAAGGAGTGGCGGAAATCATCGCTGACTTATTTGAGGTGTTGTACCCCGGATATGGACGGCGGCAGAATCTGCACTTGGGAAATGTCGGCTACTACATCGGCAGTTTGATTGATGCTTTGCATGACAAGCTGACGGTCCAGATTGCCCGTGCCCTCCGCCATGAGTTATGCGAAGAGTCGCCGCATGTCGATTGCGAGCAGATGGCGCAACCGAAAGCCATCGAATTGCTGCGGCGTTTACCCGCTATTCGGAAAGTGCTGGAACAGGACGTGGAGGCGGCATATCGAGGAGACCCGGCTGCCCGAAGTTATCACGAAATCATCTTCTGTTATCCCGGCTTGGAGGCGATTACTGTCTATCGCATAGCTCACGAATTGCACCAGTTGGGCGTCCCCTTCATCCCGCGCATGATGACGGAGTGGGCACACTCTCGCACCGGCATCGACATTCACCCTGGTGCCCGGATCGGTCCGGCGTTTTTCATCGACCACGGCACTGGGGTGGTGATCGGAGAAACCACGGAGATCGGACGGAACGTGAAACTCTATCAAGGTGTGACTCTGGGTGCCCTTAGCTTCACGAAAGGGGAGGATGGCTCACTCGTTCGCGGAAGCTACAAGCGGCATCCGACTTTGTGTGATGATGTGATCGTCTATGCCAATGCTACGATCTTGGGCGGACAGACAGTAATTGGGGCGCGTTCCATCATCGGCTCGAACGTTTGGTTGACCGAAAGTGTTCCGCCAGACACGACGGTGGTCCTGGAAAAGCCCAAGCTACGATTGCGGGGCAGTCGGGCAGACCCCGAAGCATGGAACTATATCATCTGA
- a CDS encoding purple acid phosphatase family protein, translating into MDRRTFLTTTLTGGIAASSPFLWSAFSAYADRIEDIAIAPPPRPAEKLPQLHSPRDTLFLTWQGDPTSTMTIQWLSRSETPTVIRYASLASAAQEQSLPHPPSRETGGETPRGIAWQKAVTRCHSFGRTDLKVHRCELTHLRPGTEYVFQIGEHLGLYRFRTMPAKANDLISFVSGGDCGIGPAAIASNLTAARQDPYFVLIAGDLGYDNGTSATTAISFIKNYSSQMVDSQGRLIPLITCIGNHEVRGGYKGQRSDATYYLPLFDGLYRETTYNVLDIGDYLSIVLLDSGHISPIPGEQTDWLASVLKERQDRPHLYVAYHVPAYPSVRSPQALIGLGTGELQRQHWCPLFERYRVDVALEHHDHVFKRTHPLTDGLRDRYGVPYLGDGSWGKLRTPASPEKRPYLARVSRNYHITLHRLEGEQRFHLALTENGKVADVYMTQGKRPAKRG; encoded by the coding sequence ATGGATCGCCGCACGTTTCTAACAACTACTCTAACTGGTGGTATTGCTGCCAGCAGTCCGTTCCTCTGGTCTGCATTCTCCGCCTATGCGGATAGGATCGAAGATATCGCCATAGCTCCTCCGCCACGGCCTGCTGAAAAACTTCCGCAACTCCACTCACCACGGGACACTTTGTTTCTGACTTGGCAGGGCGACCCCACCTCTACGATGACAATTCAATGGCTTAGCCGCTCAGAGACACCCACGGTGATCCGCTACGCTTCACTTGCGAGTGCTGCACAAGAGCAGAGTCTCCCCCACCCTCCAAGTCGGGAAACCGGTGGAGAAACACCACGTGGCATCGCTTGGCAGAAGGCAGTCACTCGCTGCCATTCCTTCGGACGCACTGACCTGAAGGTTCACCGCTGCGAATTGACTCACCTACGTCCTGGTACAGAGTACGTGTTTCAAATTGGCGAGCACCTCGGTCTTTACCGCTTCCGCACGATGCCGGCCAAGGCGAATGACCTGATCTCGTTTGTTAGCGGAGGGGACTGCGGCATCGGACCTGCTGCTATAGCTTCCAATCTGACCGCCGCCCGGCAAGACCCTTATTTCGTGCTCATAGCCGGCGATCTTGGTTATGACAATGGGACGTCTGCTACCACAGCGATATCCTTCATCAAAAATTACAGTAGTCAGATGGTCGATTCTCAGGGCCGCCTGATTCCTTTGATCACATGCATCGGCAATCATGAGGTTCGCGGGGGATACAAAGGGCAGCGGAGCGACGCCACCTATTATCTGCCCCTATTCGACGGCCTTTACCGTGAGACAACCTACAATGTCCTCGACATCGGAGACTATTTGAGCATTGTGCTGCTCGATAGCGGCCATATTAGTCCAATCCCCGGCGAACAAACCGACTGGCTCGCTTCAGTTCTCAAGGAACGGCAAGACCGCCCCCACCTTTATGTAGCCTATCACGTGCCGGCTTATCCTTCGGTCCGATCTCCCCAAGCCCTGATCGGCTTAGGTACGGGCGAACTGCAACGGCAACATTGGTGTCCCTTGTTTGAACGTTACCGGGTCGATGTAGCCCTAGAACACCACGATCACGTCTTTAAGCGAACTCATCCCCTGACCGATGGCTTGCGCGATCGCTATGGCGTGCCCTATTTGGGGGATGGTTCATGGGGCAAACTCCGCACTCCTGCCTCTCCAGAAAAGCGTCCCTACCTGGCTCGGGTCAGCCGGAATTACCATATCACCTTGCATCGTCTCGAAGGGGAGCAGCGCTTCCACCTCGCCTTGACTGAGAACGGAAAAGTCGCCGATGTTTACATGACTCAAGGCAAACGTCCCGCCAAGCGTGGTTAA
- a CDS encoding DUF6580 family putative transport protein, producing the protein MSGLPDLTPFASFPKNCTTPTVPPHASWCATLSQPRFWLLAALIVGAVLARWIPHPPNFTPIGALALFGGAFYADRRMALALPLSALFLSDLAIGLHLLMPVVYGSFACNVLLGRWLRHHWGVGNLAAVTLLGSIQFYLTTNFACWLMAYPHTFAGLIDCYVKALPFFRNTVAGDVTFVVFLFGTVTLAERLFPLFRERAEQPATL; encoded by the coding sequence GTGTCTGGATTGCCTGACCTGACTCCGTTCGCATCGTTCCCCAAAAATTGCACGACGCCCACAGTTCCACCCCACGCCTCCTGGTGCGCTACACTGAGTCAGCCCCGCTTTTGGCTCCTGGCTGCTCTCATCGTCGGAGCCGTTCTGGCACGCTGGATTCCTCACCCTCCCAACTTCACTCCCATCGGGGCATTGGCCCTCTTCGGGGGGGCTTTCTACGCGGATCGCCGTATGGCCTTGGCCCTTCCGCTGTCAGCGCTATTCCTGAGTGATCTCGCCATTGGCTTGCACCTGCTGATGCCGGTGGTCTATGGTAGTTTCGCGTGCAACGTCCTTCTGGGACGCTGGCTGCGCCATCACTGGGGAGTGGGGAATCTGGCGGCCGTCACTCTCCTCGGTTCCATCCAATTCTATCTCACGACCAACTTCGCATGCTGGCTGATGGCTTATCCCCATACGTTCGCTGGCCTGATCGACTGCTACGTCAAAGCCCTTCCATTTTTCCGCAATACCGTAGCGGGTGACGTCACCTTTGTGGTCTTCTTGTTTGGCACGGTGACACTCGCGGAAAGACTCTTCCCCCTGTTCCGCGAAAGGGCCGAACAACCAGCTACTCTTTGA
- a CDS encoding cobalamin-binding protein, with the protein MRIVSLLPSATEIICRLGLGDQLVGVTHECDEPPFVRHLPRVTRSLIPVDASSRQIDELVREKLRTQRALYTLDWPVLESLRPELLVTQALCDVCAVAEAEVRAAACTLPGQPPVVNLEPQSLEDVFATFHQVATAAQVPERAAAVVRELRQRVQTVARRSEQLTYRPRVVLLEWIDPPFCCGHWTPELIRLAGGREMIGREGSPSRTLRWEEVVAVEPEVLVIACCGFDIARAQKDRPILQAYPGYAQLPAVRNGRVYWIDGNAYFSRPGPRLVDSLEWLAHLLHPNIHPPPPHAADSPPIACAP; encoded by the coding sequence GTGCGCATCGTATCCTTGCTACCTAGCGCTACAGAAATCATTTGCCGGCTAGGTCTGGGCGATCAACTGGTAGGTGTTACACACGAATGTGATGAACCGCCGTTTGTCCGCCATCTGCCCCGCGTCACCCGCTCCTTAATCCCCGTGGACGCTAGTAGCCGGCAGATCGATGAGTTGGTGCGCGAAAAGCTACGCACCCAGCGAGCGCTGTATACCCTGGATTGGCCTGTGCTGGAATCCTTACGCCCGGAGCTATTGGTGACCCAGGCTTTGTGCGATGTCTGTGCCGTAGCGGAGGCGGAAGTCCGAGCAGCGGCGTGCACGCTGCCGGGGCAGCCCCCGGTCGTGAATTTGGAGCCGCAATCGCTGGAAGATGTATTTGCCACGTTCCATCAGGTCGCTACTGCTGCTCAAGTCCCGGAACGCGCCGCCGCTGTTGTGAGGGAATTGCGACAGCGAGTCCAAACTGTCGCCCGACGCAGTGAACAGCTAACCTATCGCCCCCGTGTTGTATTACTGGAATGGATCGATCCCCCTTTCTGTTGCGGACACTGGACGCCGGAATTGATCCGTCTGGCAGGCGGGCGCGAAATGATCGGGCGAGAAGGGTCCCCCTCCCGTACCTTGCGGTGGGAAGAGGTCGTAGCCGTAGAGCCAGAAGTGCTAGTGATTGCCTGCTGCGGCTTCGATATCGCTCGTGCTCAAAAGGACCGTCCTATTCTCCAAGCTTACCCCGGTTATGCGCAACTCCCCGCCGTGCGCAACGGCCGCGTGTACTGGATCGACGGCAATGCCTATTTCAGCCGACCTGGTCCCCGACTGGTCGATAGCCTCGAATGGCTCGCTCATCTCCTTCATCCGAATATCCATCCCCCACCGCCGCACGCCGCCGACTCTCCTCCTATCGCCTGTGCTCCGTAA
- a CDS encoding FAD-binding oxidoreductase, giving the protein MQAIVGAENVLTTLADRTVYECDGYTLAKTRPDVVVFPQSTEQIVAIVRACRELNLPFLPRGAGTSLAGGCVPVGGGVLIALARMKRILEINIRDRYAVVEPGVVNVWLTNALKPFGYHYAPDPSSQGACTIGGNVATNSGGPHTLKYGVTVNHILGVELVLPDGRVITCGGPVEDTPGYDLTGVIVGSEGTFGIVSKVWVRLTPNPQAYRTLLGVFDSIDDATNTISAIIGAGIIPAALEMLDRTMIRAVEAAFHFGFPLDAEAVVIMEVDGLEAGLQEEADRMEAIARAHHAREVRKASTEAERALLWKARKQAFGTIGRLGYPSYCTQDGVVPRTRLPEIMRFILTTAQKYHLGICNVFHAGDGNIHPILMFDERDPDQVQRVLAASHEILAECIRLGGSVTGEHGIGVEKIDFMPLMFTPDDLHYMVRLRSAFNPQNCCSPGKMLPTAGGCAEGHTVLQTKPARRAAV; this is encoded by the coding sequence ATGCAAGCAATCGTAGGGGCTGAGAACGTCTTGACCACCTTAGCGGATCGGACGGTGTACGAATGCGACGGCTACACCCTGGCGAAGACACGACCTGACGTCGTGGTCTTTCCTCAGTCCACAGAACAGATCGTGGCGATTGTTCGAGCCTGCCGGGAATTGAACCTTCCCTTCCTGCCCCGGGGCGCGGGCACCAGCCTGGCCGGCGGTTGTGTGCCGGTGGGCGGAGGTGTGCTCATCGCCTTGGCCCGTATGAAACGCATCCTGGAGATCAACATTCGGGATCGCTATGCCGTCGTCGAGCCTGGCGTCGTCAATGTCTGGTTGACCAACGCTCTCAAGCCTTTCGGGTATCATTACGCCCCTGACCCTTCCAGCCAGGGAGCATGTACTATCGGAGGCAATGTGGCGACCAACTCTGGCGGCCCGCACACTCTCAAATACGGAGTTACGGTCAATCACATCCTGGGTGTCGAACTGGTCTTGCCCGATGGGCGAGTCATTACTTGTGGTGGACCTGTTGAAGACACACCTGGTTATGACCTAACAGGTGTCATCGTGGGCAGCGAAGGCACCTTCGGGATCGTGTCGAAAGTTTGGGTCCGATTGACTCCGAATCCACAAGCTTATCGGACATTACTAGGCGTGTTCGACTCGATCGATGATGCCACCAATACCATCAGTGCCATCATCGGAGCGGGGATCATTCCGGCAGCTCTGGAAATGCTCGATCGGACCATGATTCGCGCGGTTGAAGCCGCTTTCCATTTTGGTTTTCCGCTGGATGCGGAAGCAGTGGTCATCATGGAGGTGGACGGTCTGGAAGCTGGTCTCCAAGAAGAAGCCGACCGGATGGAAGCGATCGCCCGCGCTCATCATGCCCGTGAGGTCCGCAAAGCCAGCACAGAAGCAGAACGGGCCTTGCTCTGGAAAGCGCGCAAGCAGGCATTCGGCACCATTGGACGCCTCGGCTACCCCAGCTATTGCACCCAGGACGGCGTTGTTCCTCGGACCCGACTGCCGGAGATCATGCGCTTCATTCTCACCACCGCCCAGAAATATCACCTGGGAATCTGCAATGTCTTCCATGCTGGAGATGGCAACATCCACCCTATTCTCATGTTCGATGAGCGCGATCCGGATCAGGTGCAACGGGTACTCGCTGCCAGTCATGAAATCCTTGCGGAATGTATCCGTTTAGGGGGAAGTGTCACAGGCGAACACGGCATCGGTGTCGAGAAAATCGACTTCATGCCGCTGATGTTCACTCCTGACGATCTGCATTACATGGTCCGCTTGCGCTCAGCTTTTAATCCCCAGAACTGCTGTAGTCCCGGCAAAATGCTGCCAACCGCTGGGGGATGTGCAGAAGGACATACCGTGTTACAGACAAAGCCCGCCCGCCGCGCCGCTGTCTAG
- a CDS encoding glycosyltransferase family 2 protein — protein sequence MSALTVIIPTHRGGALLYRCLQSVLRHAPSGTEILVVDDASPQEALQSIIRDFPTILLFRLPRRRGFCYAANIGIEAAHNPIVELLNDDTEVAAGWAEAALAHFQQSDVVAVAPLILQYPKRKGDSTITYAYIDAAGDDYDPGGYAWKRGHGLPWSDQLPLHLRVAGSVTSASACAAFYRREAIRAAGGLALSFKAYFEDVDLGLRLRQRGGEIIFEPASIVWHHGSASYGRSPYRPLLEQQSCNEERLFWRHWRYYGGWRLLPRHLAVLLGKFCRRWSEGRLLPWTFGRLRAWGELVVKP from the coding sequence ATGTCTGCACTAACAGTGATCATTCCTACCCATCGCGGAGGGGCGCTATTATACCGTTGCTTGCAGAGCGTACTCCGGCATGCGCCGTCGGGCACGGAAATTCTCGTAGTCGATGACGCCTCCCCCCAGGAAGCTCTTCAGTCCATCATCCGAGATTTTCCGACCATTCTTCTGTTCCGATTACCCCGCCGGCGAGGTTTCTGTTACGCCGCCAATATCGGAATTGAAGCGGCACACAACCCTATCGTGGAACTGCTCAATGACGATACCGAAGTGGCAGCGGGTTGGGCAGAGGCTGCCTTGGCACACTTCCAGCAATCCGATGTCGTGGCAGTAGCCCCCTTAATCTTACAATACCCAAAACGGAAAGGTGACTCCACCATCACCTACGCGTACATCGATGCAGCAGGTGATGATTATGATCCCGGCGGTTATGCCTGGAAGCGTGGACATGGCCTGCCGTGGTCCGACCAGCTTCCTCTCCACCTGCGGGTTGCCGGATCGGTTACCTCAGCGTCGGCCTGTGCTGCCTTTTATCGCCGGGAAGCAATTCGCGCCGCTGGTGGATTGGCCCTCTCCTTCAAGGCCTACTTCGAAGATGTTGATCTGGGTTTACGCCTACGCCAGCGGGGTGGTGAGATAATCTTCGAGCCGGCTTCCATAGTCTGGCACCACGGCTCGGCCAGTTACGGCCGCTCCCCTTACCGCCCTCTGTTGGAACAGCAATCCTGCAACGAGGAACGTCTCTTCTGGCGGCACTGGCGATATTACGGCGGCTGGCGCCTCCTGCCTCGTCACTTGGCCGTTTTGTTGGGCAAGTTTTGCCGCCGCTGGAGTGAAGGGCGACTCCTCCCTTGGACCTTCGGTCGTTTGCGAGCCTGGGGTGAACTCGTGGTCAAACCATAG
- a CDS encoding outer membrane protein assembly factor BamB family protein, translating into MTGAVAHALPHPLEERWQFRTGDAIEGAPAIVGQQVFVASLDKHLYALELPTGKLLWKTRLGPMKAAPTVHKNLVFIGDLEGTFYCLDATTGKIRWKFAADGEIHAAANIYNDHIIFGAHDSQLYCLNSEGKKIWSVSIDGPINAAAPIHDHRAFATGCSDGVVHIVDLRTGKEIGSIALGGETVSTPAVVGNRLIVTMISHQIVVADIQKRDKLWTFEPPRRAMPFYSSPAVAQNIVVAGSRDRKVYALDITTGKKLWDFATEGHVDASPVIAADKVYVGCLSRDGHFYVLDLKTGQKLQEILLDAPITSSAGIGSDCLCVGTDRGVLYCLGKK; encoded by the coding sequence ATGACTGGAGCCGTCGCCCATGCGCTTCCCCATCCCCTGGAGGAACGCTGGCAATTTCGCACGGGGGATGCCATCGAAGGGGCACCCGCGATCGTCGGCCAACAGGTCTTTGTCGCCTCATTGGACAAGCACTTATATGCCCTGGAACTCCCGACAGGCAAGCTGCTCTGGAAAACCCGCTTGGGACCCATGAAGGCTGCTCCGACCGTGCATAAGAACTTGGTTTTCATCGGCGATCTTGAGGGAACCTTTTACTGCCTCGATGCAACCACTGGCAAAATTCGCTGGAAATTTGCGGCTGATGGGGAAATCCACGCGGCAGCCAATATCTACAACGATCACATCATTTTCGGAGCACACGATTCCCAACTCTATTGTCTCAACAGCGAAGGGAAAAAAATCTGGAGCGTGTCGATTGACGGCCCCATTAACGCCGCCGCACCTATTCATGATCACCGGGCTTTTGCGACGGGATGCAGTGATGGGGTCGTCCACATTGTGGATCTGCGAACGGGCAAGGAAATCGGGTCTATTGCATTGGGGGGCGAAACCGTCTCCACTCCCGCCGTCGTTGGCAATCGCCTGATTGTCACTATGATTTCCCATCAGATTGTCGTTGCGGACATCCAAAAGCGGGACAAACTCTGGACTTTCGAGCCACCACGCCGGGCTATGCCGTTTTACTCCTCGCCCGCTGTCGCTCAAAACATCGTGGTGGCAGGCAGTCGTGACCGGAAAGTTTATGCCTTAGACATCACAACGGGCAAAAAGTTGTGGGATTTCGCCACGGAAGGGCATGTTGATGCTTCCCCGGTCATCGCCGCGGATAAAGTCTACGTCGGCTGTCTTTCGCGTGATGGCCATTTTTACGTTTTGGACCTGAAAACTGGGCAGAAACTTCAGGAGATTCTGCTCGATGCCCCAATCACATCCTCGGCTGGAATTGGTTCCGACTGCCTATGCGTGGGAACAGACCGGGGCGTCCTTTATTGCCTAGGCAAAAAGTAA
- the queG gene encoding tRNA epoxyqueuosine(34) reductase QueG, with protein sequence MATVPANIPANTRTPPLLPERLEERLRVEARRLGFSLCGIAPATEADTYAFYQHWLAQGYAGEMQYLHTRAEARRHPRSILQDVRSVVMLAMDYGPRPLHRSLPPSEVGSFPGRVAFYAAAPDYHPFLWQRLNLLADWLRQQVPGCQAVGVCDTAPLLERDFARRAGLGWIGKNTLLIHPRRGSFLFLAALLTDLSLQPDAPFSSQHCGTCTACLQACPTQAFPAPYVLDARRCISYLTIEHRSAIPATLAESIGDWLFGCDICQQVCPWNRKPQTSESPFVHYPEWEWLDPVTILRMDEATFRQRFRSTALWRAKRRGLRRNAAIVLGNRGDTSVLPVLQQAAQDADPLVRDAALWAISRIHQRYSISAPASSNNTTTY encoded by the coding sequence ATGGCTACGGTGCCTGCTAATATCCCTGCCAACACGCGAACACCTCCACTGCTGCCGGAACGTTTGGAAGAACGATTGCGAGTCGAGGCCCGCCGGCTCGGTTTTTCCCTCTGCGGCATTGCACCAGCAACCGAAGCGGACACTTATGCTTTCTACCAACATTGGCTAGCTCAGGGATACGCGGGGGAAATGCAGTACTTGCATACTCGTGCGGAAGCCCGCCGACACCCCCGTTCTATTCTCCAAGATGTGCGGTCTGTCGTCATGCTGGCGATGGACTACGGCCCCCGTCCACTGCACCGTTCGCTCCCGCCCTCCGAAGTTGGTTCTTTCCCCGGTCGGGTCGCTTTCTACGCTGCCGCCCCTGATTATCATCCCTTTCTCTGGCAGAGACTCAACTTGCTAGCTGATTGGCTGCGGCAGCAGGTGCCGGGATGTCAGGCTGTGGGGGTTTGTGATACGGCCCCCCTTCTGGAGCGCGACTTTGCTCGGCGTGCGGGTCTGGGATGGATCGGTAAAAATACCCTTCTGATTCATCCTCGTCGCGGTAGCTTTCTGTTCTTGGCAGCCTTGCTCACGGACCTTTCCTTACAGCCGGATGCCCCCTTTTCCTCGCAGCATTGCGGCACCTGCACGGCCTGCCTGCAAGCCTGTCCCACCCAGGCTTTTCCAGCCCCTTACGTCTTAGATGCTCGGCGCTGCATCAGCTACCTGACCATCGAACATCGTTCCGCCATACCTGCGACACTGGCCGAGTCTATAGGAGATTGGCTTTTTGGCTGCGATATCTGTCAGCAAGTTTGCCCCTGGAATCGCAAGCCGCAGACCAGTGAATCTCCCTTTGTGCACTATCCGGAGTGGGAGTGGTTGGATCCCGTGACGATTTTACGGATGGATGAAGCGACCTTCCGGCAGCGATTCCGTTCGACCGCTCTGTGGCGGGCCAAGCGCCGGGGCCTGCGCCGCAATGCTGCTATTGTGTTGGGCAATCGCGGAGATACTTCGGTGCTGCCGGTTCTCCAACAAGCAGCCCAAGACGCAGACCCCCTTGTCCGGGATGCTGCCCTGTGGGCTATTTCCCGCATCCACCAGCGCTACAGCATTTCGGCGCCAGCATCATCGAACAACACAACAACATACTAG
- a CDS encoding Fur family transcriptional regulator has product MSLPTIPVAQSPESKFREYLASRPKPQRFTEQQRLLLEHIFAKHSHFDAEQLIDELKRAGRQVSRATVYRTLPKLVDAGLLRRIELGNRTVYDHDYGYPFHDHLLCEECGAMIEFQSEALDAVLREVLSQHQFRARNRTLVIRGTCAACNSAKAAKRRLVM; this is encoded by the coding sequence GTGTCATTACCCACAATCCCCGTTGCCCAGAGTCCGGAAAGCAAGTTCCGCGAATATCTGGCTAGCCGGCCCAAACCGCAGCGCTTCACGGAGCAACAGCGCTTGCTCCTGGAGCATATTTTCGCCAAACATAGCCATTTCGACGCGGAACAATTGATCGATGAGCTAAAACGGGCCGGACGACAAGTCAGCCGAGCCACCGTCTATCGTACCCTGCCCAAGCTCGTCGATGCGGGTCTTCTTCGCAGGATCGAATTGGGAAATCGTACCGTCTATGACCATGACTACGGTTACCCCTTCCATGATCATTTGCTGTGCGAAGAGTGCGGTGCGATGATTGAATTCCAGAGTGAGGCATTGGATGCTGTCTTGCGCGAGGTCTTGAGCCAGCATCAGTTCCGCGCGCGCAACCGGACTCTCGTCATCCGCGGAACTTGTGCCGCTTGTAATTCAGCGAAAGCCGCCAAACGGCGGCTGGTGATGTGA
- a CDS encoding glycosyltransferase family 2 protein, with product MDWGIPPGGVVSSVEVETTVPALVSCEVKASPAGTAIRLKRAAGLRRCSGVSVVIVNYYQWSNTRQLLRQLRDCSAWSQGQVRVVVVDNGSSGNVWIDTVGGIRVRYESRNLGFAAGVNRGVRELDRWRWGIWKNEGQIQEWFLLLNPDVTVPAGFLDAVLDMIEKLDTEEPRAGVVGLRLCNPDGSLQGSCGRFPTFGSTLRGLLRPRAWRKCQMLNTQQRQEVDWATGGCLLVRRDCFEQLGGLDESFFLYYEDVDFCRRAKAAGWQVFYEPRIAVTHHWPLHARSVPAPLRLITRHALMQFARKHWGRWSNLGLRGLVWLEALCREGWSRLRRRYRDSACYHQLRQLVGDMHRQRQQSIRQQLAFASRYLRAIAAAQDRVPAEQDHLDKNL from the coding sequence ATGGACTGGGGCATCCCGCCCGGCGGAGTGGTATCGTCGGTGGAAGTAGAGACAACGGTACCGGCGTTGGTATCGTGCGAAGTTAAGGCTTCTCCCGCCGGGACAGCTATCCGTCTGAAGCGGGCAGCAGGGCTGCGTCGCTGCAGCGGTGTGTCGGTCGTAATTGTCAATTACTACCAGTGGAGCAACACTCGGCAATTGTTACGGCAATTGCGGGATTGTTCCGCCTGGTCTCAGGGCCAGGTTCGTGTGGTGGTGGTGGACAACGGCAGCAGTGGAAATGTCTGGATCGACACGGTCGGTGGCATCCGAGTACGGTATGAGAGCCGAAACCTGGGGTTTGCTGCTGGAGTCAACCGAGGAGTGCGGGAACTCGATCGCTGGCGCTGGGGCATCTGGAAGAACGAAGGCCAAATCCAGGAATGGTTCCTTCTGTTGAACCCCGATGTCACTGTGCCTGCTGGTTTTCTGGATGCGGTGCTGGATATGATCGAAAAGCTGGACACTGAGGAACCGCGGGCCGGTGTGGTGGGCTTGCGACTATGCAATCCGGATGGCAGTCTCCAAGGGTCTTGTGGCCGCTTTCCGACGTTCGGAAGCACCCTGCGCGGTTTGCTTCGCCCTCGCGCCTGGCGTAAATGCCAGATGCTGAACACTCAACAGCGGCAAGAAGTCGATTGGGCCACGGGCGGTTGCCTATTGGTACGGCGGGACTGCTTTGAGCAACTAGGCGGCCTGGATGAATCGTTCTTTCTCTACTATGAGGACGTAGATTTCTGCCGTCGTGCCAAAGCAGCAGGCTGGCAGGTCTTTTACGAACCCCGAATAGCCGTGACGCATCACTGGCCGTTGCATGCTCGTTCCGTGCCTGCTCCGTTGCGCCTCATCACTCGCCATGCCCTCATGCAGTTCGCGCGCAAGCACTGGGGACGCTGGTCTAATCTGGGTTTACGCGGCCTGGTCTGGCTTGAGGCATTATGCCGTGAAGGATGGTCCCGGTTGCGCCGCCGCTATCGTGACAGTGCCTGTTATCATCAATTACGCCAATTGGTGGGCGACATGCACCGACAACGCCAGCAGTCCATCCGCCAGCAACTGGCCTTCGCGAGCCGTTACTTGCGAGCCATCGCGGCGGCCCAAGACCGTGTTCCAGCGGAACAAGATCATCTGGACAAGAATCTGTAA